The genomic segment TGGCAGGCCAGGCCAGGCTGAGCGCGGAAGAAAGCCGCGGCCTCAAGCTGTTCGACGGTCCCAAAAAGGGCAATTGCGCCTCCTGTCATATCGACAAGCCCTCACGCGACGGCATGTTTCCGCCGGCGTTTACCGATTACCAGTTCGAAGCGCTGGCCGGTCCGCGCAACAAGGACTTGCTGGCCAATCGTGATCCGAAGCACTACGACCTCGGCTTGTGCGGTCCCATGCGCAGCAACTACAAGAAGCAAGCGTCCTACTGTGGCTTGTTCAAGACCCCGACGCTACGTAACAGCGCCACGCGCGGCGCTTTGTTCCATAACGGCGTGTTCAAGAACCTCGACGATCTGCTGCATTTTTACGTGGAACGCGAAACCGACCCCGGCAAATGGTATCCGAAGCGCAAGGACGGCAGCATCGACAAGTACGACGACCTGCCGCCGCAATACAAGAAAAATGTCGATGTCGTGGATGCGCCATTCGACCGCAAGCACGGCGATGCGCCTGCGTTGAATGCGGATGAAATCAAGGACATGGTGGCGTTTCTGAAAACCTTGAATGACGGTTACCAGCCCGGTGCAGAGCAAAGCGTCAACTCTAAATAAGGCAATATGCAATAATTCCCGCACTATTTTTGGCAGTTTGTTTCATCAGATCAGCTAGTCGGCGGACACCATGAGTACAGACACAGCACGCGCCAGAGCCTTGGAGCTGGCCGAATTCCTTGCCCCTCTGGGACAAATTACGGTATCCCGTTTTTTCGGCGGCGCCGGGTTGAGTATCGACAAGCTGCAATTTGCCTTTGTCATCAAGGGTACGCTGTATCTGCGTGTGGATGAACGAAGTCGCCCAGCGTTCGAGGCGCGCGGCTGTCAGCCATTCCGTTACGCTACCAAGGAAAAAACGGTGACAGTGGGCAGCTACTATGAAGTGCCGGCCGAGATTGCAGACGAGCCGGATGCCTTGCTGGATTGGGTCAGCCGCTTGCGCCGAGGCGCCTTGAGCTGAGCCAGCGCGGTTAGCTCGTTTCCTGCCTGGCTGCACGCGACTCGGCTGGCACCAGCGTAGCCATGGGATCGGGCCAGCCGGTATTGAAACGGAGACGTCCGCCGACAATACGCACCCGCAACTGGCGGTACTTCATGAGGTAATGCAATCCAACCATCGCCGCCGCAAAGCCGGACAGCGCGCCGACGCCCAATGCCCAGCGCGGGCCGAAGGTATCGGCGACCCAGCCGATCACCGGCGCGCCGAGGGGTGTACCGCCCAAGGCCACCGCAAGCAAGATCGCCATTACCCGTCCACGCATGGCCGGCTCGGTCGACAGCTGCACCGCGCCATTGGCGGTAGTGGTGAAGGTTTGCGCAGCCACGCCGATGATCACCAGGGCGACGGCAAACAACCCGTAGCTGGGCATCAATGCCGCCAGCGTCACTCCGCCGCCAAAGACCGCCGCTCCCGCCAGCAAAAAAGCCATGCGCGGCTTCTCGCGCCGCGCAGC from the Collimonas arenae genome contains:
- a CDS encoding TfoX/Sxy family protein; its protein translation is MSTDTARARALELAEFLAPLGQITVSRFFGGAGLSIDKLQFAFVIKGTLYLRVDERSRPAFEARGCQPFRYATKEKTVTVGSYYEVPAEIADEPDALLDWVSRLRRGALS